In one Gossypium hirsutum isolate 1008001.06 chromosome D09, Gossypium_hirsutum_v2.1, whole genome shotgun sequence genomic region, the following are encoded:
- the LOC121221158 gene encoding alpha-1,3-arabinosyltransferase XAT2: MDAAENQFMMFKDAGLLQELVEESTSAKSIFNACDCEPISNYCEINGDVAVQGNSSTISMVSLRTGIPAGEISWTVKPYVRKENAAAMDLVKSWAVTSMEFLHCDLIQTVPAILFSLGGFSGNHFHDFSDLVIPLYITSRQFNGEVQFVVTDNRHWWISKFRGILAKLSRYNIVDIDQERKTHCYPSMIVGLKYHHELGIDQSMSQLSMKDFRQFLRRTYSLKRAKAIEIGDDARKMPRLLIITRRKSRSFTNIDKITRVASSLGYNVVTMEPNISTSLGSVAETVNSCDVLMGTHGAGLTNMVFLPDNAIVIQIVPLGSIDELAKQDFEQPAMDMELRYLEYKIKAKESSLISKYKADHLIIKDPLSVHKQGWDPVRSVYLDKQNVKLDVKRFRPTLLKALQLLHQ; this comes from the exons ATGGATGCTGCTGAAAATCAATTTATGATGTTCAAGGATGCCGGCCTTTTGCAGGAACTAG TTGAAGAGAGCACATCTGCCAAGTCAATATTCAATGCATGCGACTGCGAACCAATATCGAATTACTGCGAAATCAACGGGGACGTTGCAGTTCAGGGGAATTCCTCCACTATATCTATGGTTTCATTACGAACAGGCATTCCTGCAGGGGAGATTTCTTGGACGGTTAAGCCTTATGTACGAAAGGAAAATGCAGCAGCCATGGATCTTGTTAAAAGCTGGGCAGTAACTTCAATGGAGTTCCTTCACTGTGACCTTATTCAAACTGTTCCAGCCATCCTTTTCTCCCTTGGAGGATTTTCAGGGAACCATTTCCATGATTTCAGTGACTTGGTCATTCCACTATACATAACTTCTAGGCAGTTCAATGGAGAGGTACAGTTTGTTGTGACAGATAACAGGCATTGGTGGATCAGTAAGTTCCGAGGAATACTCGCAAAATTATCTCGATACAACATTGTCGATATCGATCAAGAAAGGAAAACACATTGCTACCCAAGTATGATTGTTGGCCTTAAATATCACCATGAACTTGGTATTGATCAATCAATGTCCCAACTATCAATGAAAGATTTCAGGCAATTCTTGAGAAGAACCTACTCATTGAAGAGGGCCAAAGCAATCGAGATAGGAGATGATGCCCGTAAAATGCCTCGACTGTTGATCATAACTCGAAGAAAATCTCGATCGTTCACAAATATCGACAAAATAACGAGAGTGGCAAGTAGCTTGGGGTATAATGTAGTTACAATGGAGCCTAATATTTCAACCAGCTTAGGGAGTGTAGCTGAAACAGTGAATTCTTGTGATGTATTGATGGGAACCCATGGAGCTGGACTAACGAACATGGTGTTCCTTCCTGATAATGCCATTGTAATCCAAATAGTTCCTTTAGGATCTATTGATGAGCTGGCTAAACAAGACTTTGAACAACCTGCCATGGATATGGAGTTAAGGTACTTGGAGTATAAAATAAAGGCAAAGGAGAGCTCACTTATAAGTAAATATAAGGCGGATCATTTGATCATTAAAGACCCTTTATCAGTTCATAAACAGGGATGGGATCCAGTAAGGTCAGTATATTTGGATAAACAGAATGTGAAGCTTGATGTCAAGAGGTTTAGACCAACATTGTTGAAAGCACTTCAGTTGCTTCATCAGTAG